In Serratia liquefaciens ATCC 27592, the genomic stretch ACGGCTGCTCATCAAGTGCCTTCCTCTTGGTGGGTTCTGGTTGATAGTTGTAGATGCCTTTAAACTTGCGGTAAGCCGCCGTGTAGAGCGCGGAGTAGAAAACATAAGGGCGACGCAGGATTTTCAGATCCCACAGCCAAAAATTAACGTTGATATTCAGATCGTCTAAAGATTCGGCCTGGTGCCACCACCCCAGCGGCAAATACAGCATTTCACCGGGTTCTAAAATAAAGTCGCGGCGCTGCGGGATTTTTGCCGCCAAGCGGGGAAAACGCTGCGGGTCGATATTGTCAAAATCAAAGGCCTGCGATTTATCGCCGAACCCCTGCAGGATAGATCGCGGATAGTAATCTCCGCGGCCCGGAGGAAAAAGAATGAACCGTTTTCTGCCCTGCAAAGAAATATTAAAGTTTTCCAGCTCATCGAAATGGCTTTGGGTAAATACCCCGTGGTAGCTGACCCATAAATTGGCGGCGTTCAACCCACGACGGGAGGCCAGCAGGGAAAAAGCATCAAAGCCAAGGATATTATTGACGTCCTCGGGGCGGTGCATAATATTGGACACCACGCGATACCAGGTATTGTTGTCGCTTTGGTACTCTTTATTTTCCAAAAAACCACGCAGCTGAATTTTCATGGTTTGCCAGCGTTCGGTATTTTCTTTATTACTGGCCTCTCGGAACAAGGTGACATTATCATCGCCCAAGCGTTGTGAGATCAGGTCACTCGCCCCTATGCTGGTATCAATGGGTAAATCGGTAATAATGACCGGAACGTCGGCTCGGAAAATAGCTTCAACACCAAAGGCGACGAACTCTTTAAAGGTCATGCGCGGAACGGGAACCCCCGTCGTTAACTGTTTCACGATTGCCGTT encodes the following:
- a CDS encoding cupin-like domain-containing protein translates to MKQLTTGVPVPRMTFKEFVAFGVEAIFRADVPVIITDLPIDTSIGASDLISQRLGDDNVTLFREASNKENTERWQTMKIQLRGFLENKEYQSDNNTWYRVVSNIMHRPEDVNNILGFDAFSLLASRRGLNAANLWVSYHGVFTQSHFDELENFNISLQGRKRFILFPPGRGDYYPRSILQGFGDKSQAFDFDNIDPQRFPRLAAKIPQRRDFILEPGEMLYLPLGWWHQAESLDDLNINVNFWLWDLKILRRPYVFYSALYTAAYRKFKGIYNYQPEPTKRKALDEQP